A region of the Salvelinus namaycush isolate Seneca chromosome 13, SaNama_1.0, whole genome shotgun sequence genome:
agaaaaTTGTTAAATACAAAATGTAAAGCTGGAAtatcttcagtcaataagtattcaacacctttgttatggcaagcctaaataaggagtataaatgtgcttaacaaatcgcataataagttggatggactcattccgtgttcaataatagtggttaacatgattttggaataactaccccatctctgtaccccacatgtacaattatctgtaaggtccctcaatttaatagtgaatttcaagcacattttcaaccacaaagacatgAACATTTTCAATCCTTCGCAAAGAAGGACACCGAtaggtagatgtgtaaaaataaaaaagcagactctgaatatccctttgagcatggtgaagttattaattaggctgcggatggtgtatcaatacacccagtcactacaaagatacaggtgttcttcataactcagttgccggagaagaaggaaactgctcagggattacAGTATTTAATGGTTGTtgtatgagaaaactgaggatggttaaacaacattgcagttactccacaatactaacccaatgacagagtgaaaagaagaaagcctgtacagaataaaaatatatggcaaaggaattacatttttgtcctgaatacaaagcattatttttggggcaaatccaacacaacacatcactgagtaccactcttaatattttcaagcgtggtggtggctgcatcatgttatgggtatgctggtCATCGGCAAGGATTAGGGAGTTTTTTGGgttaaaaagaaatggaatacagctgtaagcacaggcaaaatcttagaggaaaacctggttcaatctaCTGGGAgactaattcacctttcagcaggacaataacctaaggcacaaggccaaatctacgaattcacctttcagcaggacaataacctaaaacacatggccaaatctacactggagttgcttaccaagacaacattgaatgttcctgagtgttcgagttacagttttgagttAAATCGACTTGAaactctatggcaagacttgaaaatgcctATCTATCGATGTCACATTGAGCTGAGTGAATGgaatgaatgacagtcatccagtatgctgtaatagaaataaggccatgctcatgaaaagaTATGTTGTCCTCCCTCAACTTAAACGTCAACGACCGCCACTGATGtaaatattacctcaactaccttgtacccctgcacattgacttggtaccggtactccttgtatatagcctcattatagTTATTTAgtgtgttactattttctactttatTTGTaaattttcttactttttaagtCTGCATTGTGTGTAAAAGGctcgcaagtaagcatttcaaggtaaagtCTATACCTATTGTATTCGGAGAATGTgacaaatcaaactgtatttgagTCGAAGAACAAAATGGTGAGCTAaataatgagtgtgtgtgtgttcagattgATTaatctgaaatgtgtgtgtttggggtgggGGTTCTACTGAGCTATATGGATTTTTTTAAGAACGTCagaccaaggatcatttagctatttgatttggaattttaagacCACTTTAAGTAtcaaaaaaatatgtaaaaaatatTTGATGAAAACAAATAtgtggccttactgctattagcccatacaaacgcattgaataacagattcacaacatggaacaacagatagtcccccccaaaaatctataggaagtttgttctgaagtctctgtcctatatctgagagatataagaaagataaGGAAACTTTATTTAAcaccttatttttggcactaaacagactccatatatacttccattcattttttcaactggtaccgggggaccttcagacgagtcttgtgggGCCTGTGGGGGTCATAgaatctcatctttccatagaggggtcataatagtttttaGGCCGAACCGTTCGGATACTACAgacaattttgtgagaagactgatttttggaatgtctcatggtctgacaaacaccactctagctctgtcacctttcactacAGATGCGGAAGAGTGACATACGTAGGGGATGTGGTtatttgagacgcatccaatgcaaaaaaacagatatctgtagcttaaactgacaggCTTGTATTGGGATTTTTTTATTGAGCTAATTAGATTTCTAGGGGGCCTGGACATCGACATTAGGGGGTGTAAACCCTTTACAGACCCTTACCTAAGTGTTACCTAATTTACTTTTTTTGGTGTTACTTAAAGTGATGCCAGAAAGGTAcggtataatttcagccagtagcaCTCACGAGTCAAAACGTATCCCTGAAAATAGGGAACATCATCATCCATTATTTGAATTTTGGGGGGGATGcaatatgtatgatatgttaacAATTACAAAATTGtaaaatatgttacaaatttgtaaGTGCTTAATAAGATCCTGTTCAATCTCCTTAAGaggaattaaaaaatgtaaagatgattgatttatttgaaaaaaaaattgtaatacaCAATGCTATTTAAAGTTTTGTAACAGTTTCTCTAGTATCATGGTTATGAACCACAAAGGTTAGTTAAGTAACTACTCACAATTGATTATGTATTCACTGGTTAGGACTGTCTGTCTACGTTAAGTCAGCACACTGAACAAAAGATGAGTAATAATACATAGTTAAACCTAAAAGATTTTCACTCTTAAAACCATGTGTGTGATTTCCTCTACTATAACATTGAGTCATTATACCAGCATTTAAAAAAGGCATCTTTCAAACCTTTTCAAAAAAGTATTGCACAATGTATGGAGAACCTTCCATTTCAAGGCTGTTACTAACTGTTGTAAACTCTCAAACggttttgttactttgtttgaGAAACAGTCGATTTGGAAATAGCCTTTCTAAAGACTGAGGGATCCAGTCCCTGAAAATGTGGACGTCAACTCAGTAGCCTCAGTAGGCCTCTAGAGCATGATGCTGATGCAGGGGTTTGAACAATGGAGCTAGGGATTCTTTAGATTTGGTCAGGTATAAAAGAAAGGGTTAAACCAGGTAGAAAGTCAGTTCAGGAGCAGCAACCAGCAGCACAGTGAGCAAATATGTCCAACACCAGCATGAACATGGGCAGGGTAAGCACTGGCAAGATTTCTTAGAATTATTTTTACTTCAATTTTCAGAGATTGTTATACAAAAGGGCTCTTGTGCTCTACGCACCCCTAACTACAACATGATCATTTTACTTATCCCAATAACCTGGTTACCAGTGGGACTAAATAGCGCTGCAAATTCCTCTAAAATGTTTGTTTCCTACAATTGTTTAATTCAAAGATATGATTCCCTTTTATTTTCAGGCCACCTTCTATGAGGACAGGAACTTCCAGGGCCGCTCTTATGAGTGCAGCTCCGACTGCCCTGACATGTCTTCCTACATGAGCAGGTGCCAATCCTGCAGGGTTCAGAGCGGCTGCTTCATGGGGTACGAGCGCCCCAACTACATGGGAAACCAGTTCTTCATGAGGAGGGGAGAGTACTCAGACTACCAGAGTATGATGGGAATTACCGATGGTATCAGGTCCTGCCGCATGATCCCCATGGTAAGCCATATGATATTCAGGCTGCTGTAACAGTCCCACTAGAAGTAGCTGTGTGAAGTCCATAATCACACAAATCATATTGGCCCTGTGAGCTTATCAACAGTATGGTGTAGTCAGTAATTATTTCAAATATTTGTATTTCCCAAATAACAGCACCGTGGAAACTTCAGGATGAGGATCTACGAGAGGGAGAACTTCGGAGGTCAGATGCACGAGATGATGGACGACTGTGACTCCATACAGGAGCGTTACCGTATGTCTGACTGCCAGTCCTGCAACGTGATGGACGGCCACTGGCTGATGTATGAGCAGCCCCACTTCAGAGGCAGGCAGATGTACATGAGGCCTGGAGAGTACAGGAACTTCAGAGATATGGGCATGGGAATGGGAGGCATGAGCGGTGGCATGAGGTTCATGAGCATGAGGCGTATCATGGATAACATGACTATGTAATTTTCTCAAAATTGTTGATTAAATTTATTTCAACATTTTAAAACTGCTACATTTCCTTATTTTTGTGATTGTTTTACTCAGAGCACTCCATGTTTAAACATTTCATTATTTCACTCTCCTACATCTTTAGCATTTCAAATTTCTGTGTAGATATCTGTTTTGTTCACAATAGATGTATGCTGATGTAAAATAATATCTAGCGATATTTAAAATCTTTAATTTAGAAAATATTACTTGATCCTGCCATATTATTTTGCAATGCACAATTGTAATGATTTTCAAATAAACTCACTTAGAAAAATGAAAAAAGATAAAAGAGTTatctaaaataataattatagGGTAGGAGGAAGGTTAGCAACaattaatttgaatttgtttACAAATCTCATATCTATAAAACCACGGTCAAGGTGTAAATAGACATGCAGCAAACAAGTATAAAAGTTGTACTAGGTAACAATGTGTACCTAAATGATGACCTAAATACATATGTATTAATGTGCACTTGTATTGGAAGAATGCCAATACAAGTGTACATTGTTAAGCAAATTATTTTTACAACTCATTTATTTACTGTTGTATATTATAATaatcaaaattcaaaaggcactcgcacctctgagctatctttgttgcaggtgcatggtaacagttgaataagatgagaaaaaagaagaaacccgcacactgctcttgctagtatcactactctttattaagctttacgtatcggcctcaaggcctttGTCAGAGCTTTTGTGTGTGTTCACAACCTGTACCCCTATGTAGACACTACTTTACCCACATAcgttcatttacatttacatttaagtcatttagcagacactcttatccagagcgacttacaagtacatacattcatactttttttgtactggccccccgtgggaatcgaacccacaaccctggcattgcaagcgccatgctctaccaactgagccacacgggacgtTCAATGTATCAAATGGGGTTGGAGTCGATGGAAAATAAGCAAGTGTTACCAAATATAAAAATGTGcatttcatttatttaaccaggtaggccagttgagaacaagttctcatttacaactgcgacctggccaagataaagcaaagcagtgcaacaaaactgtcacgacttccgccgaagtcggtccctctccttgttcgggcagcgttcggcggtcgacgtctcctgtcttctagccatcgccg
Encoded here:
- the LOC120058033 gene encoding gamma-crystallin M3-like, with the translated sequence MSNTSMNMGRATFYEDRNFQGRSYECSSDCPDMSSYMSRCQSCRVQSGCFMGYERPNYMGNQFFMRRGEYSDYQSMMGITDGIRSCRMIPMHRGNFRMRIYERENFGGQMHEMMDDCDSIQERYRMSDCQSCNVMDGHWLMYEQPHFRGRQMYMRPGEYRNFRDMGMGMGGMSGGMRFMSMRRIMDNMTIGIRLALPREFYGTAARCQGFLLQLDLYLGTIHPTPSGRERVSALVLCLSGKALEWAKVVWVEADAALDHFEEFT